Proteins encoded within one genomic window of Gloeobacter kilaueensis JS1:
- the mutT gene encoding 8-oxo-dGTP diphosphatase MutT: MRHLHRRPISALSAAAPLQEIAIAVVCFGGRVLIDRRRPGGVMGGLWEFPGGKLAPGESAAACVRREVAEEVGLAVRVIEHLATLDHAYATFSVRLQVFLCESESDEAQALACDAVAWVLPEQLGDYAFPEANAPLIPLVQRRLSCP; encoded by the coding sequence GTGCGACACCTCCACCGCCGCCCCATCTCCGCCTTGAGCGCCGCTGCGCCCCTTCAGGAGATTGCGATTGCCGTCGTCTGCTTTGGCGGCAGGGTGCTTATCGACCGCCGTCGCCCCGGTGGAGTGATGGGTGGGCTGTGGGAATTTCCAGGGGGCAAGCTTGCCCCCGGCGAGAGTGCGGCGGCGTGCGTGCGGCGGGAAGTGGCGGAGGAGGTGGGCCTTGCGGTGCGGGTCATCGAACATCTGGCGACCCTCGATCACGCCTACGCTACCTTCAGCGTCCGCCTGCAGGTTTTTTTGTGCGAGAGTGAAAGCGACGAGGCCCAGGCACTCGCCTGCGACGCCGTTGCCTGGGTCTTGCCGGAGCAACTGGGCGATTACGCCTTTCCGGAGGCGAATGCCCCGCTCATCCCACTCGTTCAAAGGCGTCTGAGCTGTCCATGA
- a CDS encoding TetR/AcrR family transcriptional regulator codes for MESLKGSSGQKNQADNRRKILDASLQLFAEHGYGGTPTSQIAQQAGISEGTIFRYFPGKKDILAELVTAGWVTILTDLLNELSMMADYTDVESVLRSRMRSLENNTNLMKVCFYEAQHFPELREQVYSDVIVRVLSVAEAFFQTAIDRGVYRKMNPKTVAKIFLGMFMVAGFGPQTMGGAAEGPQALDEDEMVRGISDIFLNGVLAAT; via the coding sequence ATGGAATCGCTCAAAGGTTCTTCAGGACAAAAAAACCAGGCGGACAACCGCCGCAAAATTCTCGACGCTTCGCTGCAGCTGTTTGCCGAGCACGGCTACGGCGGCACACCCACCAGTCAGATTGCCCAGCAGGCGGGCATTTCTGAGGGAACGATCTTCCGGTACTTTCCCGGCAAAAAAGACATTCTGGCGGAGCTGGTGACCGCCGGCTGGGTGACGATCCTCACCGACTTGCTCAACGAGCTGAGCATGATGGCCGATTACACCGACGTCGAGTCGGTGCTGCGCAGCCGGATGCGCTCGCTTGAGAACAACACGAATTTGATGAAAGTTTGTTTTTACGAGGCCCAGCACTTTCCAGAACTGCGCGAACAGGTCTACAGCGACGTGATCGTGCGGGTTCTATCCGTAGCGGAGGCGTTCTTTCAGACGGCGATCGACCGGGGAGTGTACCGCAAGATGAATCCCAAGACCGTCGCCAAGATCTTTTTGGGGATGTTCATGGTCGCCGGCTTTGGACCCCAGACGATGGGCGGTGCTGCCGAGGGTCCGCAGGCTCTCGACGAGGACGAGATGGTGCGCGGCATCAGCGATATTTTTCTAAACGGTGTGCTCGCCGCCACCTAA
- the obgE gene encoding GTPase ObgE has product MQFIDRAEIQVEGGRGGDGMVAYRREKYVPAGGPAGGDGGRGGAVVLVATENLQTLLDFKYRHLFKADDGGKGGPKNKTGAQGADLQIAVPAGTVVQDQDTGTILGDLTRADERLVVAVGGRGGHGNTHFASNQNRAPDFATEGRLGQQRTLLLELKLLAEVGIIGLPNAGKSTLISVLSAARPRIADYPFTTLVPNLGVVRRPTGDGVVFADIPGLIEGAHQGVGLGHEFLRHIERTRVLIHLVALDRPDPLADYCTVRAELERYGRGLTAKPQILALSKADLCPPDAAGDWQSRLAELTQSPVIVLSAAAHANLDLLLGRVWGLLEVPATVAT; this is encoded by the coding sequence ATGCAATTTATCGATCGAGCCGAAATTCAGGTAGAAGGCGGCAGAGGCGGCGACGGCATGGTAGCCTACCGGCGCGAGAAGTACGTCCCTGCCGGTGGCCCGGCGGGGGGCGACGGCGGCAGGGGCGGCGCGGTGGTGCTGGTGGCCACCGAGAATCTGCAGACGCTGCTCGATTTTAAGTACCGCCATTTATTCAAAGCCGACGATGGCGGCAAAGGCGGTCCAAAAAATAAAACCGGTGCCCAGGGAGCAGACCTCCAGATCGCCGTGCCCGCCGGGACAGTTGTGCAGGATCAGGACACCGGAACGATCCTGGGCGATCTGACCCGTGCAGACGAGCGGCTGGTGGTGGCGGTGGGCGGCAGAGGCGGCCACGGCAACACCCACTTTGCGAGCAACCAGAACCGCGCCCCAGATTTTGCCACCGAGGGACGGCTGGGCCAGCAGCGCACCCTGCTTCTAGAATTAAAGCTCCTGGCCGAAGTCGGGATCATCGGGCTGCCGAACGCCGGAAAATCGACGCTGATCTCGGTGCTCTCGGCGGCCAGGCCGCGCATCGCCGACTATCCGTTTACGACCCTGGTGCCCAATCTCGGCGTGGTGCGGCGGCCTACCGGCGACGGCGTCGTCTTCGCCGACATTCCGGGCCTCATCGAAGGAGCGCACCAGGGCGTTGGCCTTGGCCACGAATTTTTGCGCCACATCGAGCGTACGCGGGTGCTCATCCACCTGGTCGCCCTCGATCGGCCCGATCCGCTCGCCGACTACTGCACCGTCAGGGCTGAACTGGAGCGCTATGGCCGTGGGCTCACCGCCAAACCCCAGATCCTCGCCCTCAGCAAAGCCGACCTCTGCCCGCCCGATGCTGCCGGCGACTGGCAGTCCCGGCTCGCCGAGTTGACCCAGAGTCCGGTCATCGTTCTTTCGGCGGCAGCCCACGCCAACCTCGATCTGCTGCTCGGTCGGGTCTGGGGGCTGCTCGAAGTTCCCGCAACTGTCGCCACCTGA
- the malQ gene encoding 4-alpha-glucanotransferase, protein MQLPRSSGILLHPTSLPGPFGIGSIGSEARRFIDLLAAAGQRFWQILPLTPTGFGNSPYMSISAFAGNPLLVDPEALVERRLLSPDDLAPDELKTTAGWHHPQVNFEEAVAYKTRLLETACENFLADNEADKKLFDAFCEQQGWWLDDYALFAALKEANDDLPWQRWDTELARREEPVLDEHSKELQERVFYYKFAQYLFEEQWSALKRYANAKGVSILGDLPIYVSADSADVWAHPHLFQLGEDGHPTVVAGVPPDYFSATGQLWGNPIYDWQAMEKDGYIWWARRLRRMLDMVDLVRIDHFRGFAAYWEVPATQTTAIGGQWVKGPGNRLFDAIEARLGSLPVVAEDLGVQAPEVDALRDHYGLSGMKVLQFAFDGVANNLHLPHNHVRNALIYTGTHDNNTTVGWYNSSPEWVHRATERYLNLNTGWEIHWALIRAALASVGHVAIIPLQDILGLDELARMNTPGTAEKNWAWRCLSLEAIEPWMRERLADLTALYGRWPA, encoded by the coding sequence TTGCAGCTTCCCAGGTCTAGCGGTATTCTGCTGCACCCGACCAGCCTGCCCGGTCCCTTCGGTATCGGCAGTATCGGCAGTGAAGCAAGGCGGTTCATCGATCTGTTGGCCGCCGCCGGTCAGCGCTTCTGGCAGATCCTGCCCCTGACGCCCACCGGCTTTGGCAATAGCCCCTACATGTCGATCTCAGCCTTTGCGGGCAACCCGCTACTGGTCGATCCGGAGGCGCTGGTGGAGCGCAGGTTACTCAGCCCGGACGATCTGGCCCCTGACGAGTTGAAGACCACCGCTGGATGGCACCATCCGCAGGTCAACTTCGAGGAGGCGGTGGCCTACAAGACGCGCCTTCTGGAGACGGCGTGCGAAAATTTTCTGGCCGATAACGAAGCGGACAAAAAACTGTTCGACGCTTTTTGTGAGCAGCAGGGCTGGTGGCTCGACGATTACGCCCTGTTTGCCGCCCTCAAAGAAGCAAACGACGATTTGCCCTGGCAGCGGTGGGACACAGAGCTGGCCCGGCGGGAGGAGCCGGTGCTCGACGAGCACTCAAAAGAACTGCAGGAGCGGGTGTTCTATTACAAATTTGCCCAGTACCTCTTCGAGGAGCAGTGGTCGGCCCTCAAGCGCTACGCCAACGCGAAGGGGGTGAGCATCCTGGGGGATCTGCCCATCTACGTCTCAGCTGACAGCGCCGATGTCTGGGCCCACCCGCACCTGTTTCAGTTGGGTGAGGACGGCCATCCGACGGTGGTGGCCGGGGTGCCGCCCGATTACTTCAGCGCCACCGGCCAGCTGTGGGGCAACCCGATCTACGACTGGCAGGCGATGGAAAAAGACGGCTACATCTGGTGGGCCCGGCGTCTTCGGCGGATGCTCGATATGGTCGATCTGGTGCGGATCGATCATTTTCGTGGCTTCGCGGCGTACTGGGAAGTCCCGGCCACTCAGACAACGGCGATCGGTGGCCAGTGGGTCAAAGGCCCAGGCAACAGGCTTTTTGATGCGATCGAGGCGAGATTGGGCAGCCTGCCGGTGGTGGCGGAGGATCTGGGCGTCCAGGCTCCAGAAGTGGACGCCCTGAGAGATCACTACGGCCTGAGCGGCATGAAGGTGCTGCAATTTGCCTTCGACGGGGTGGCCAACAATCTGCACCTGCCCCACAACCACGTGCGCAACGCGCTCATCTACACGGGCACCCACGACAACAACACCACCGTCGGCTGGTACAACAGCTCCCCCGAGTGGGTCCATCGAGCCACCGAGCGCTATCTCAACCTCAACACCGGTTGGGAGATTCACTGGGCACTCATCCGGGCTGCCCTCGCATCGGTGGGCCATGTTGCGATCATTCCGCTACAGGATATTCTGGGCCTCGATGAGCTGGCGCGGATGAACACGCCCGGCACCGCCGAGAAAAACTGGGCCTGGCGCTGCTTGAGCCTGGAGGCGATTGAGCCCTGGATGCGGGAGCGGCTGGCGGATTTGACGGCTCTTTACGGTCGATGGCCGGCTTGA
- a CDS encoding N-acetylmuramoyl-L-alanine amidase codes for MARAPHAPMNRILPALIFCLLLVVPQVFAASPPEIIDRPIPFGPERRALTLQYIRQHYDPEASAIAIVPRMIVVHWTDGPTLASALATFTPARLSGRTDIRKGGPLNVSSQFVVDRNGTIYRLMSETQLARHVIGLNWLAIGIENVGGPRLPLTSAQLAANAWLVRDLARRFSIEYLIGHLEYSRFRGSALWRERVRGYFTGKDDPGPAFMARLRARVADLKLKDRP; via the coding sequence ATGGCCCGAGCACCCCACGCACCGATGAACCGGATTCTTCCTGCTCTGATTTTTTGCCTGCTACTGGTGGTGCCACAGGTGTTCGCCGCTTCTCCGCCCGAGATTATCGACCGACCGATTCCTTTTGGGCCTGAGCGGCGCGCCCTCACCCTCCAGTACATCCGGCAGCACTACGACCCAGAGGCAAGCGCGATCGCGATCGTGCCGCGCATGATCGTTGTTCACTGGACTGACGGTCCTACCCTCGCCTCCGCCCTCGCTACTTTTACCCCTGCCCGCCTCTCTGGCCGCACCGACATCCGCAAGGGCGGTCCTCTCAACGTCTCTTCACAGTTCGTCGTCGATCGCAACGGCACAATCTACCGGTTGATGAGCGAAACCCAGCTGGCGCGCCACGTCATCGGCCTCAACTGGCTCGCCATCGGCATCGAGAACGTGGGTGGTCCCCGATTGCCCCTCACGAGTGCCCAACTCGCTGCCAACGCCTGGCTGGTGCGGGATCTGGCCAGGCGCTTTTCGATCGAATATCTGATTGGCCACCTCGAGTACAGCCGCTTTCGAGGCAGTGCCCTCTGGCGGGAGCGCGTCCGGGGCTACTTTACCGGCAAAGACGATCCTGGCCCTGCGTTTATGGCCCGCCTGCGCGCCCGAGTCGCCGACCTCAAGCTCAAGGACCGGCCCTGA
- a CDS encoding phage integrase family protein: MDEQIEEANARLKAVGIAVRVHKKGDYLYLRAILPAKPGSKKQEPHWQFIAATAFAPWVRANKVGLRRVEREAHTVYQALCNQNFNWAEYLKFEETEPEAPPVVTAAQWIERFREDYFKDKRETLQTLSTWRNNYDMVFRHLDQDGPLTIEDMKRLVMGTKADSRSRKGYCEALNRLARFSGIEVDLSPLKGDYSPESVVPRDLPSDEAIYSCYADIELPHWRWVYGMIATYGLRPHEVFHLELDEFMGGGEIVEVGRDTKTGQRYCWPLYPEWIDDFGLRDIRLPPIKLDRDNQALGGAIKQAFRQQYGLPFKPYDLRHCWARRASEFRIEVASAAYMMGHSVQVHMKTYHRWFGRGHYQLAYEALTRHPDRPQPPSKRE, translated from the coding sequence GTGGACGAACAGATCGAGGAAGCGAACGCACGGCTGAAAGCGGTCGGCATCGCCGTGCGCGTTCACAAGAAAGGCGACTATCTCTACCTGCGGGCCATCCTGCCTGCCAAACCGGGCAGCAAAAAGCAGGAACCCCACTGGCAGTTCATCGCCGCGACTGCCTTCGCCCCCTGGGTACGGGCCAATAAAGTCGGCCTGCGCCGGGTGGAACGCGAGGCCCACACCGTTTACCAGGCTCTGTGCAACCAGAACTTTAACTGGGCGGAATACCTGAAATTCGAAGAAACAGAGCCGGAAGCGCCGCCGGTGGTCACCGCTGCTCAGTGGATCGAGCGCTTCAGAGAGGACTACTTCAAGGACAAGCGGGAGACCCTGCAGACGCTCTCCACCTGGCGCAACAACTACGATATGGTCTTCAGGCACCTCGATCAGGACGGTCCCCTCACGATCGAGGATATGAAGCGACTGGTGATGGGCACCAAAGCCGATAGTCGCTCCAGGAAGGGGTACTGTGAGGCACTGAACAGGCTTGCCCGCTTCTCAGGTATCGAAGTTGATCTCTCACCGCTCAAGGGCGACTACAGCCCCGAGAGCGTAGTGCCGCGCGACCTGCCCAGCGACGAGGCGATCTATTCCTGCTACGCGGACATCGAGCTGCCTCACTGGCGGTGGGTCTACGGGATGATCGCCACCTACGGCCTCAGACCGCACGAGGTGTTCCACCTTGAACTTGATGAGTTCATGGGAGGAGGCGAGATCGTTGAAGTAGGGCGGGACACCAAGACTGGCCAGCGCTACTGCTGGCCACTGTACCCTGAGTGGATCGATGATTTCGGACTGAGGGACATTCGACTACCGCCCATCAAACTGGACCGCGACAATCAGGCTCTCGGAGGTGCAATCAAACAGGCGTTCCGGCAGCAGTACGGCTTACCTTTCAAGCCATACGATCTGCGCCACTGTTGGGCAAGGCGCGCCTCGGAATTTCGGATCGAGGTGGCTTCGGCGGCATACATGATGGGTCACAGCGTCCAGGTACATATGAAAACCTACCACCGCTGGTTCGGCAGAGGACATTACCAGTTAGCCTATGAGGCTCTTACCCGGCATCCAGACCGGCCACAACCACCATCTAAACGGGAATAA